One genomic region from Reichenbachiella ulvae encodes:
- a CDS encoding carbohydrate-binding protein: MKDLMKRKGKLFLTYLCLLISFSPLYSQNLLWSDEFNGNSLDTNVWDFALGDGCAEGICGWGNQELQTYTNQNTSVANGYLSITARRENVDGKEFTSARLLTKDKLSVKYGRIEASIKLPDMNNGLWPAFWMLGDANRWPFTGEIDIMEAGFSAMSTDVNNVAKANVFWRAEDAGVTGNLQYGNEDTFKYDALAEAGKQLDDDFFVYRVHWTPDSLTSIILQTDAQGEPIESTAKTIFTIQNSATFENEFFSGDDFFILLNMAVGGWLPFDVNAGENTSANVTALPNAGSEAHMLVDYVRVYDIQGVGTVTAGQVDATPVRAGGLGIYDEINNTAAQLNFGVDAEIFTWEADVAPAMSIETIASVYGDSAYSITFPAAQWAGLGFNSSDVLNLENYSNGSLRFKARTSSQEPFRISAESASGSAGIDFLAGEEKYGLVRDGQWHDVEIPLSLLVNDFKHVYMPLIIGNVEFNEPTTNLTIDLDEIHYSIEPSTKVTKVVPPIGDFGLFTETAVASTFELGTDGDLYVWEETLVEGPTETYNGQAALSYTHNNKGWFGFAFTADELLDLSAFETGYLHIAMKSSATETLEMRINVGLQEDLVLFEAGSDPYGFARDGQWHELEIPLSDFENVNFSNVLQLLSISGAGNISDLAIADVYYKYDGSNTAPTASFIASPTSGQAPLQVQFDASASSDPEGDALTYSWNFGDGATGSGVAVSHTYSTAGNYIATLTVSDGALSDNATAAIAVSEAPACQGAIAIPGQIEAENYTAMQGVDTEGTSDVGGGINVGWIDQGDWLEYFIEVPEAGDYQLDLRLAGAGSDSKTIDISTDGSAKGSLSFGATGGWQNWVTESISVNLSAGCQTLRLTAATSGFNINWLELQGGVFNPVVTTISISPENASIDEGATQPFTAQAYDQNGDPMSASFEWTASAGSIDAAGLYQGTVVGTHQVTVSAGGISTGTSITVNSVQTGVVIPSLIQAEDYSAMMGIQTEATSDAGGGVNVGWIESGDWLDYEVNAQSAGTYQIDVRVAAAGSDAKSFEIYSNGNLLETVSFTATGGWQNWTTVTTSVSLNAGNQTIRLQAVTSGFNINWIEFVEDNSSNTCGGGPESGDYTYAVSEGPALTFEPGYAGVGDNLVLLYYGTNPTGPFPGYLVDVNVPFDLSGVSDGQTVYFYYTYSVPEGGERNTAATPHSFVVGASCAGARSIADASILEEALQLQLYPNPAQDRLQLEKKGSASAVISVMDIAGKSYARLEWAEGLRTYELNIENMKRGLYLLKVESAGEVITRRFLKE; this comes from the coding sequence ATGAAAGACTTAATGAAACGAAAAGGAAAACTTTTCCTCACCTACCTATGCTTACTAATTAGTTTCTCACCCCTTTATTCCCAAAACTTATTGTGGTCAGACGAGTTCAATGGCAATAGCCTGGATACCAATGTCTGGGACTTTGCACTTGGCGATGGCTGTGCCGAGGGTATCTGTGGATGGGGCAATCAGGAGCTTCAAACTTACACCAACCAAAACACCTCTGTAGCCAACGGTTATCTATCTATCACTGCCCGAAGAGAAAATGTGGATGGTAAAGAATTTACCTCTGCCAGACTACTGACCAAGGACAAACTGAGTGTCAAGTATGGTCGTATCGAAGCGAGCATCAAGTTGCCGGATATGAATAATGGGCTATGGCCTGCCTTTTGGATGCTGGGAGATGCCAATCGATGGCCCTTCACCGGAGAGATTGATATCATGGAGGCGGGCTTCAGTGCCATGTCCACTGATGTCAACAATGTAGCGAAGGCCAATGTATTCTGGAGAGCGGAAGATGCCGGCGTAACGGGCAACCTCCAGTATGGCAATGAAGATACCTTCAAGTATGATGCATTGGCTGAAGCAGGAAAACAGTTGGACGATGACTTTTTTGTCTATCGCGTTCATTGGACACCAGATTCTTTAACCTCTATTATTCTTCAAACGGATGCTCAAGGGGAGCCCATCGAATCAACCGCCAAAACGATTTTTACGATTCAAAATTCTGCCACCTTTGAGAACGAATTCTTCTCAGGTGATGATTTTTTCATCTTACTGAATATGGCAGTGGGAGGATGGCTTCCATTTGATGTCAATGCAGGCGAGAACACTTCTGCAAATGTGACTGCTCTGCCCAATGCGGGTTCGGAAGCCCATATGCTTGTGGACTATGTCAGGGTATACGATATCCAGGGAGTGGGCACTGTGACTGCAGGTCAGGTCGATGCTACCCCCGTTCGTGCGGGTGGTCTGGGAATCTATGATGAGATCAACAATACTGCGGCCCAACTGAACTTTGGTGTGGATGCTGAAATTTTCACCTGGGAGGCTGATGTAGCCCCAGCTATGAGTATCGAGACCATTGCCAGTGTCTATGGGGATTCTGCCTATAGCATTACCTTTCCCGCTGCTCAGTGGGCTGGCTTGGGATTCAATAGTTCTGATGTTTTGAATCTGGAAAATTACAGCAATGGTTCTCTTAGATTCAAAGCAAGAACGAGTTCTCAAGAACCCTTCCGCATCTCGGCGGAAAGTGCTTCGGGTAGCGCAGGGATTGATTTTCTTGCTGGTGAAGAAAAATATGGATTAGTCAGAGATGGCCAATGGCATGATGTGGAGATTCCTCTGTCTCTTTTGGTCAATGACTTCAAACATGTTTATATGCCCTTGATCATTGGTAACGTTGAGTTCAATGAGCCTACTACGAACTTAACTATCGACCTGGATGAAATTCATTACTCGATAGAACCTTCTACCAAAGTCACCAAAGTAGTGCCGCCCATCGGGGATTTTGGACTCTTTACCGAAACGGCAGTAGCTAGCACTTTCGAATTAGGGACCGATGGCGATCTTTATGTATGGGAAGAAACGCTGGTTGAAGGTCCTACTGAAACCTATAACGGACAAGCAGCCTTGAGCTATACTCATAATAATAAGGGCTGGTTTGGTTTCGCTTTCACTGCGGACGAGCTTCTTGATTTATCAGCTTTCGAAACGGGTTATTTGCATATCGCCATGAAATCTAGTGCGACAGAAACCCTGGAGATGAGAATCAATGTAGGGCTGCAGGAAGACCTCGTACTATTCGAGGCGGGCAGTGATCCATATGGATTTGCGAGAGATGGTCAGTGGCACGAGTTAGAGATCCCACTTTCGGATTTCGAAAATGTCAACTTTAGCAATGTTCTGCAATTGTTGAGTATCAGTGGTGCTGGTAATATTTCAGATCTGGCTATTGCTGATGTGTATTATAAATATGATGGTTCGAATACTGCGCCCACCGCTTCCTTCATAGCGAGCCCAACCAGTGGTCAGGCTCCATTACAGGTGCAATTCGATGCGAGCGCATCGAGCGATCCAGAAGGTGATGCCTTGACCTATTCGTGGAATTTCGGAGATGGAGCTACAGGTAGTGGTGTTGCTGTTTCTCATACCTATTCAACAGCTGGTAATTACATTGCCACACTGACTGTTTCGGATGGAGCGCTATCCGATAACGCCACAGCTGCTATTGCAGTCAGTGAAGCCCCTGCTTGTCAGGGAGCAATTGCCATTCCCGGTCAAATAGAAGCTGAGAATTATACGGCTATGCAGGGTGTAGATACAGAAGGTACCTCAGATGTAGGCGGAGGTATCAATGTGGGATGGATCGATCAGGGAGACTGGTTGGAGTATTTTATCGAAGTGCCTGAAGCAGGAGATTATCAATTGGATTTGCGTTTGGCGGGTGCTGGATCTGATAGCAAGACCATCGATATTTCCACTGACGGAAGTGCAAAAGGAAGCCTTAGCTTCGGTGCTACTGGAGGGTGGCAAAACTGGGTTACCGAATCGATATCTGTGAACCTGTCAGCTGGCTGTCAAACCTTGCGATTGACCGCAGCGACCTCTGGGTTCAATATCAACTGGTTGGAATTGCAAGGGGGTGTTTTTAACCCTGTGGTGACTACCATTTCAATCAGTCCAGAAAACGCTAGTATTGATGAAGGAGCTACTCAGCCATTCACTGCGCAGGCTTATGATCAGAATGGAGATCCTATGTCAGCGAGTTTTGAATGGACTGCAAGTGCGGGAAGCATTGATGCGGCTGGTCTCTATCAAGGTACAGTTGTGGGTACGCATCAGGTCACTGTGAGTGCCGGAGGTATTTCGACTGGTACTTCAATAACGGTCAATTCTGTACAAACTGGTGTAGTTATTCCATCTTTGATTCAGGCTGAGGATTATTCTGCGATGATGGGAATTCAAACAGAAGCAACTAGTGATGCCGGTGGAGGTGTCAATGTCGGGTGGATCGAGTCTGGAGATTGGTTGGACTATGAGGTGAATGCCCAAAGTGCTGGTACCTACCAGATCGATGTTCGAGTTGCAGCGGCAGGTAGTGATGCAAAGAGCTTTGAGATTTATTCTAATGGAAACCTTCTGGAGACTGTCAGTTTTACCGCTACAGGTGGATGGCAAAACTGGACGACTGTCACAACATCCGTTTCTCTCAATGCAGGGAACCAAACCATCAGATTGCAAGCGGTTACCAGTGGATTTAATATCAACTGGATAGAGTTTGTCGAAGATAACTCATCGAATACTTGTGGTGGAGGTCCTGAAAGTGGAGACTATACTTATGCAGTTAGTGAAGGACCAGCCTTGACTTTTGAACCGGGCTATGCCGGAGTAGGAGACAATCTGGTATTGCTGTACTATGGAACCAATCCAACAGGTCCATTTCCTGGGTATTTAGTTGACGTCAACGTGCCATTCGATCTTTCAGGTGTTAGCGATGGACAGACGGTATACTTCTATTATACCTATAGCGTGCCAGAGGGTGGTGAAAGAAATACAGCTGCCACACCTCACAGTTTTGTGGTGGGAGCGTCCTGTGCAGGGGCTCGTAGCATCGCTGATGCATCTATATTGGAAGAAGCACTGCAGTTGCAACTCTATCCTAATCCAGCTCAGGATAGGTTGCAATTGGAGAAGAAGGGTAGTGCGAGTGCTGTTATTTCGGTGATGGATATTGCTGGCAAGTCCTACGCTCGATTAGAGTGGGCGGAAGGTCTAAGGACTTACGAATTGAATATTGAAAATATGAAGAGAGGTCTTTATCTGTTGAAAGTAGAATCTGCAGGGGAAGTGATCACTCGCAGATTTTTGAAAGAATAA
- a CDS encoding NAD-dependent succinate-semialdehyde dehydrogenase — MKSINPSNLEVIQEFDEMSESQVDQIIDQVHHTWQSWKLTSFDHRAKLLIQLAAALRKNKDRYAKTITAEMGKVLSESEAEIEKCAVTCEYYAENGEKFLATEHISTEASVSRVAYEPLGIVLGIMPWNFPFWQAFRYIIPSMMAGNTCLLKHASNVSQCALDIEEVMLEAGFPVDSFRTLLIPGKKMDRVIENPKVAAVTLTGSTEAGRAVASKAGEQLKKTVLELGGSDPYVILEDADLDLAVSTCLKSRLINNGQSCIAAKRFIVVESIYEDFKRTFMEAMKQKTYGDPLSEVDLGPMASTALRDELHEQVLSSINEGAYCLLGGKIPKEKGAFYPPTILVNLHPGMPAFDEELFGPVASIISAKDEEEAIDLANQSCFGLGAAIFTRDVKRGEAIAQTKLQAGSCFVNELVHSDPRLPFGGIKDSGYGRELGSFGIKEFVNTKTVFVK; from the coding sequence ATGAAATCCATTAACCCCAGCAATCTAGAAGTCATTCAAGAATTTGATGAAATGAGCGAAAGCCAAGTTGATCAGATCATCGATCAGGTGCATCACACTTGGCAATCATGGAAACTTACTTCCTTCGATCATCGGGCAAAACTTTTGATTCAGCTAGCAGCTGCCCTTAGGAAAAATAAAGACAGATATGCCAAGACCATAACTGCAGAAATGGGTAAAGTACTATCTGAAAGCGAAGCAGAAATAGAAAAGTGTGCTGTAACCTGTGAGTACTATGCCGAAAACGGAGAGAAATTCTTGGCGACTGAACACATCTCCACTGAAGCCAGCGTCAGTCGTGTGGCCTACGAGCCTTTGGGTATCGTACTTGGCATTATGCCATGGAACTTCCCCTTCTGGCAGGCCTTTAGATACATCATCCCCAGCATGATGGCGGGCAACACTTGCCTACTGAAGCATGCCTCCAACGTATCTCAATGTGCCTTAGACATAGAGGAAGTAATGCTAGAGGCAGGCTTTCCTGTGGATAGTTTCAGGACCTTGCTGATACCAGGAAAAAAGATGGACCGAGTTATAGAAAACCCTAAAGTGGCCGCCGTAACCCTGACAGGAAGTACAGAAGCGGGTCGCGCGGTGGCAAGTAAAGCTGGTGAACAACTGAAGAAGACAGTACTGGAGCTAGGAGGAAGCGATCCCTATGTAATTCTGGAAGACGCAGATCTGGATCTGGCAGTCTCTACTTGTCTGAAGAGTCGATTGATCAACAATGGTCAAAGTTGTATTGCGGCGAAGCGTTTCATTGTAGTGGAGTCGATATATGAAGATTTCAAAAGAACCTTCATGGAAGCGATGAAGCAAAAAACCTATGGCGACCCATTGTCTGAAGTGGATCTGGGCCCTATGGCCAGCACGGCACTTCGAGACGAACTACACGAGCAAGTACTTAGCAGTATCAACGAAGGAGCGTACTGTCTACTCGGAGGAAAAATTCCTAAAGAAAAAGGGGCCTTCTACCCTCCTACTATTCTAGTCAACCTACACCCCGGCATGCCTGCCTTTGATGAGGAGCTATTTGGACCGGTTGCATCTATCATTTCTGCCAAAGACGAGGAAGAAGCCATCGACCTGGCCAATCAAAGCTGTTTCGGACTGGGAGCTGCCATTTTCACCAGAGATGTTAAAAGAGGAGAAGCCATCGCCCAGACGAAACTGCAAGCAGGCTCATGCTTTGTGAATGAGTTGGTTCATTCCGATCCACGTTTGCCATTTGGCGGCATCAAAGACAGTGGCTATGGCCGAGAACTCGGTTCCTTTGGCATCAAAGAATTCGTGAATACCAAGACGGTATTTGTGAAGTAA
- a CDS encoding glycoside hydrolase family 127 protein: MAIKQEVFEYPLKPLNIRDVHVEDDFWLPIIQRVQQKTISYAIEKCQEEGRLDNFLIAGGKMEGEVKGSMPFDDTDVYKIIEGASNSLISSPDAQLEALLDSLIDIVAIGQEKDGYLTTWRTIDPASPPATWVEVDKGVRWEGLSMSHELYNAGHLYEAAVVHYKATGKRNFLDIAIKNADLICKTFGAGKLETVPGHQIIETGLIQLYRVTKKKEYLELAKYFLDARGDLKAERKHFGSYAQDHLPVVDQDEVVGHAVRAVYMYAAMTDIAALYQDSSYIQAVHALWHNMTEKKMYLTGGIGAKHQGESFGENYELPNLTAYNETCASIGDVYWNHRLFMLDGDKKYYDVIERTLYNGLISGLSLDGQKFFYPNALESDGEYKFNQGACTRKGWFDCSCCPTNVIRFIPAIPGLIYAREDNNVYVNLYIDNEAEIDVDGQKVHIKLESGFPWSGKGRVIVNSSQPVDFNLYLRIPGWSMGEVLPGSLYYYENPAPEYFFSVGEGLDKGVEVNGYYKFSNTWKGGSVINFDYPMKAHIVKSDSLVAENIGKGALEYGPIVYAVEEIDNPENFDSINLSQKSIVKASYNEEKLKGINELMIEANSGNFVAIPYYAWSNRGVGKMKVWLPWDSSQ, encoded by the coding sequence TTGGCTATTAAGCAAGAGGTCTTTGAGTATCCCCTCAAGCCATTAAATATTAGGGATGTACATGTTGAAGATGATTTTTGGTTACCGATTATCCAGCGAGTTCAGCAGAAGACTATTTCCTATGCCATAGAAAAATGCCAGGAAGAAGGAAGGTTAGATAATTTTTTGATTGCTGGTGGAAAAATGGAAGGAGAAGTCAAAGGGAGTATGCCTTTTGACGATACAGATGTTTATAAAATCATTGAAGGAGCATCCAATTCTCTCATTAGCTCCCCAGATGCTCAATTAGAGGCCTTACTTGATTCATTGATTGATATTGTAGCTATTGGTCAGGAAAAGGATGGATACCTGACTACCTGGAGAACCATAGACCCTGCTAGTCCTCCAGCCACCTGGGTAGAAGTGGACAAAGGCGTACGATGGGAAGGGTTGTCCATGAGCCATGAGTTGTATAATGCCGGGCATCTATATGAAGCAGCAGTAGTTCACTATAAGGCTACTGGCAAAAGAAATTTTCTAGATATCGCAATTAAGAATGCAGATCTGATTTGTAAAACTTTTGGCGCTGGTAAATTAGAGACGGTCCCTGGGCATCAGATTATTGAGACAGGGCTGATCCAGCTTTATAGGGTTACTAAGAAGAAAGAATACTTAGAGTTAGCCAAGTACTTTTTGGATGCCAGAGGGGATCTGAAGGCGGAGAGAAAGCATTTTGGTTCCTATGCGCAAGACCACCTCCCTGTGGTTGATCAGGATGAAGTAGTAGGGCATGCGGTGAGAGCGGTTTATATGTATGCAGCTATGACAGACATTGCGGCTTTGTATCAGGATTCATCATACATTCAGGCTGTGCATGCACTATGGCACAATATGACCGAAAAAAAGATGTATCTAACTGGCGGAATTGGAGCTAAGCATCAAGGGGAATCCTTTGGAGAAAACTATGAATTACCCAATCTAACAGCCTATAATGAGACATGTGCTTCGATAGGTGATGTTTACTGGAACCATCGTCTATTCATGCTGGATGGAGACAAAAAGTACTATGATGTGATTGAAAGAACTCTATACAATGGGTTGATTTCAGGTTTGTCATTGGATGGTCAAAAATTCTTTTACCCTAATGCGCTGGAGTCAGACGGAGAGTACAAATTCAACCAGGGGGCATGCACTCGAAAAGGGTGGTTTGATTGTTCCTGCTGCCCTACCAATGTGATACGTTTTATTCCCGCCATACCAGGATTGATTTATGCCAGAGAGGATAATAATGTTTACGTCAATTTGTATATCGACAATGAAGCCGAAATCGATGTTGATGGTCAAAAAGTTCATATTAAGCTAGAATCTGGATTTCCATGGTCCGGGAAGGGGCGTGTGATCGTCAATTCTAGCCAACCAGTAGACTTTAATCTTTACCTAAGGATTCCTGGCTGGTCCATGGGGGAGGTGCTCCCTGGAAGCTTGTATTACTATGAAAATCCTGCTCCTGAATACTTTTTCAGCGTAGGTGAAGGACTGGATAAAGGGGTGGAAGTAAATGGATACTATAAATTTTCAAATACCTGGAAAGGTGGCTCTGTTATCAACTTTGATTATCCGATGAAAGCTCATATAGTCAAGTCGGATTCGTTAGTTGCTGAAAACATAGGGAAAGGTGCATTGGAGTATGGTCCTATTGTGTATGCTGTGGAAGAAATAGACAATCCTGAAAATTTCGATTCAATAAATTTGAGCCAAAAAAGTATTGTTAAAGCAAGCTATAATGAAGAGAAGCTTAAAGGCATCAATGAGTTGATGATTGAGGCCAATTCAGGCAATTTCGTAGCAATACCCTACTATGCATGGAGTAACAGAGGAGTGGGCAAAATGAAAGTTTGGCTGCCATGGGATTCGAGCCAATAG
- a CDS encoding RagB/SusD family nutrient uptake outer membrane protein — MKTIIHKYRLNKILLGIVVILSSCLELEDTNYSTIVAEDFEPTPDDAAAIVGSGYVAWRETMLLWNGIWRSQEVTADQIVMPARPNGWVDDGSYRRLHEHSWNPNDDQVYQGWFRTYSGITKCNEIIYQIETGFIPLEEELYESTLAEIKVLRASYYYLLLDLYGNVPIITDFDVEDGYLPVQNTRQEVYDFIVDEITSNVDNLLEENNGTTYGRFNKWAAYMLLAKVYLNAEVYTGTSRWAECMTACDQVINSGAYALEPNQKNVFVTDNENSIEIIFALAIDEDYTTSWNQFDIHMQTLQPSMQAKYGLQFSPWGGMCAIPQFIDTFDPEDSRLTQNFIYGQQYTPAGEEIMAALGAYAGQPLNLINEVPGVDYSEAIHGYRFGKYEIAPESTNILNNDYVVFRYADILMMKAECLLRTGSADEAALLVTEVRNRSFASNPAKATVSGADLQEGSVYDYGLRNHLETSIEGGDDIQFGRFLDELGWEFNQEGRRRQDMIRFGAFDTKSWLSHSPNGSDRTLYPIPQTVLNDNPNLTQNPGY, encoded by the coding sequence ATGAAAACGATAATTCATAAATATAGATTGAACAAAATATTGTTAGGTATAGTGGTGATTTTATCTTCTTGTCTTGAACTGGAGGATACAAATTACTCAACTATTGTGGCGGAGGATTTTGAGCCTACACCTGATGATGCTGCAGCTATTGTAGGGTCAGGTTATGTCGCCTGGAGAGAAACTATGTTGCTATGGAATGGGATATGGAGAAGTCAGGAAGTAACGGCCGATCAAATCGTGATGCCAGCTAGACCCAATGGTTGGGTTGATGATGGTTCTTACCGAAGGTTGCATGAGCATAGTTGGAACCCGAATGATGATCAAGTTTATCAGGGGTGGTTCAGAACTTACAGTGGTATTACTAAATGTAATGAAATCATTTATCAGATAGAGACGGGTTTCATTCCTCTAGAGGAGGAACTTTATGAATCAACGCTAGCTGAAATTAAGGTTTTGAGAGCTTCTTATTACTATTTGTTGCTCGACTTGTATGGCAATGTGCCTATCATAACGGACTTTGATGTAGAGGATGGTTACCTTCCAGTGCAGAATACTCGTCAGGAAGTGTATGATTTCATAGTAGATGAAATCACGAGTAATGTCGACAATTTATTGGAAGAAAATAATGGTACTACTTATGGTCGATTCAACAAATGGGCTGCGTATATGTTGCTGGCAAAAGTATACTTGAATGCTGAGGTATACACAGGAACTTCTCGATGGGCAGAGTGTATGACTGCATGTGATCAGGTAATCAATTCAGGAGCCTATGCCCTGGAGCCTAATCAAAAGAATGTTTTTGTGACTGACAATGAGAATTCAATCGAGATCATTTTTGCTTTGGCTATAGATGAAGATTATACCACTTCATGGAATCAGTTTGATATTCATATGCAAACGCTTCAACCATCTATGCAGGCTAAATATGGATTGCAATTCTCTCCATGGGGAGGAATGTGTGCCATTCCACAGTTTATCGATACTTTCGACCCTGAGGATAGTCGTCTGACTCAAAATTTCATTTATGGTCAACAATATACTCCGGCTGGTGAAGAAATAATGGCTGCTTTAGGTGCGTATGCTGGTCAGCCATTGAATCTTATCAATGAAGTGCCAGGTGTGGATTATTCTGAAGCGATTCATGGCTATCGTTTTGGTAAGTATGAGATAGCTCCTGAATCAACCAATATCCTTAATAATGACTATGTTGTATTCAGATATGCAGATATCCTTATGATGAAGGCTGAATGTCTTTTGAGAACTGGTAGTGCTGATGAAGCGGCACTTTTGGTGACAGAGGTGCGAAACCGATCTTTCGCTTCGAATCCTGCAAAGGCGACTGTGTCCGGAGCTGATTTGCAAGAAGGAAGTGTATATGATTATGGCTTGAGAAATCACCTGGAAACAAGCATAGAAGGTGGTGACGATATTCAGTTTGGTAGATTCCTGGATGAGCTTGGTTGGGAGTTCAATCAAGAAGGAAGAAGAAGACAAGATATGATACGCTTTGGTGCGTTTGATACTAAATCGTGGTTGTCACATTCTCCAAATGGATCAGACAGAACGTTGTATCCTATTCCTCAGACCGTATTAAATGATAACCCAAATTTGACGCAGAATCCGGGATATTAA